From one Heterodontus francisci isolate sHetFra1 chromosome 17, sHetFra1.hap1, whole genome shotgun sequence genomic stretch:
- the LOC137379069 gene encoding olfactomedin-4-like — MALLTLMGILGLSLFQSLDPADADVLGEARVAKRCYCDLQVSDDPFPHRQLEQLYLTSENCSHRLNVQQFKEPVKIIANMEQQLKNLVQRINEFEEEYDGELYSIISFRIIEIEIAELNDVLSQLQEACSKNQDELTDLVMQVQNITSKVDELEQYDRLKVVQEHRRNVILKRSLTSCQNALLVTPTPYVTPQSGSCSFGRLKAVSSPKSSMLNHFGTSYRYGSWGKDPLPAPGKEDQYWLVILSTSNRYGTKIRVFSSYSKFLTKGTFSDITFQTYNAQGSGGIMYGDAYYYNCFNVGKLCRFNMTTHEVVSATLPFAGFNDKFPYCTLSSCYGYTDMDLATDENGLWVLYSTEFNFGNLVISRLNETDLSPFESWNTTLFKRSATNAFLVCGVVYASRYISSEIEEIFYMFDTTSGVERNDLNIQFRKVSPGIQYMNYNPRDRKLYVYSDAYVVSYSLTFE; from the exons ATGGCTCTGCTCACTCTCATGGGGATATTAGGCTTATCTTTATTCCAGAGCCTTGATCCT GCGGATGCTGATGTGCTGGGAGAGGCTCGGGTCGCGAAGAGATGCTACTGCGATCTTCAGGTGTCCGATGATCCGTTCCCTCACCGACAATTGGAGCAACTGTATTTGACCTCTGAGAACTGCAGCCACAGGCTGAATGTCCAACAG TTCAAGGAACCTGTTAAAATTATTGCCAATATGGAGCAGCAACTGAAGAACCTTGTGCAGCGCATTAATGAATTTGAAGAAGAATATGATGGAGAACTATATAGTATCATTTCATTTCGGATAATAGAGATCGAAATCGCCGAACTGAATGATGTGCTTAGCCAACTTCAAGAAGCGTGCTCTAAGAACCAAGATGAGTTAACTGATCTGGTTATGCAG GTGCAAAATATTACCAGCAAAGTAGATGAATTAGAGCAATACGACCGACTTAAAGTGGTTCAAGAGCACAGAAGAAATGTCATCCTGAAAAGGAGTCTGACTTCTTGCCAGAATGCACTATTAGTAACTCCAACCCCATATGTCACTCCACAGTCAG GCTCTTGTTCCTTCGGAAGATTAAAAGCAGTCTCCTCTCCTAAGAGTTCAATGCTTAATCATTTTGGGACATCCTACAGATATGGTTCCTGGGGGAAAGACCCACTGCCAGCTCCTGGGAAAGAGGATCAATATTGGCTTGTAATTCTGTCCACTAGTAACAGATATGGAACTAAGATTCGTGTTTTCAGCTCTTATTCTAAATTTCTCACCAAAGGTACTTTCAGTGATATAACCTTTCAAACCTATAATGCCCAAGGCTCTGGTGGGATAATGTATGGAGATGCCTACTATTACAATTGTTTCAACGTGGGAAAACTCTGCAGGTTTAACATGACCACACACGAGGTCGTATCTGCCACCCTGCCATTTGCTGGTTTTAATGACAAGTTTCCGTACTGCACACTTTCTTCCTGTTATGGGTACACAGATATGGACTTGGCAACAGACGAAAATGGGCTCTGGGTCCTCTACTCAACCGAGTTCAATTTTGGAAACCTGGTAATCAGTCGACTCAATGAGACTGATCTGTCGCCATTTGAAAGCTGGAACACCACCCTATTCAAACGATCGGCTACGAATGCCTTTTTGGTGTGCGGGGTTGTGTATGCCAGCAGATATATAAGCTCTGAAATAGAAGAGATCTTTTACATGTTTGACACAACCAGTGGAGTTGAGCGGAATGATTTGAATATTCAGTTCCGAAAAGTCTCGCCTGGTATCCAGTACATGAATTACAACCCACGGGATAGGAAGCTATATGTTTACAGTGATGCTTATGTTGTCAGTTACAGTTTAACCTTTGAATAA